The following proteins come from a genomic window of Verrucomicrobiia bacterium:
- a CDS encoding type II secretion system protein, translating to MKLTLKSFAPRQAAMTLIETLIGMAVFGILFVSLYAGISSGMAIIRSARENLRATQVMLEKMETIRLYSWDQITQTGFVPATFTAPFWPADGNQGLQYNGTLTITNVTFNESYSADMRQVTVNLSWNSGNITHKREMKTMISRHGLQNYIY from the coding sequence ATGAAACTGACACTGAAATCATTCGCTCCCCGACAGGCGGCGATGACATTGATTGAAACCCTCATCGGGATGGCTGTCTTCGGCATCCTGTTCGTCTCGCTTTATGCAGGCATCAGTTCCGGCATGGCCATCATCCGTTCAGCGCGCGAAAACTTGCGTGCCACACAAGTGATGCTGGAGAAGATGGAAACGATCCGGCTTTATAGCTGGGACCAGATCACGCAAACCGGCTTCGTGCCCGCGACTTTCACCGCGCCATTCTGGCCTGCAGATGGCAATCAAGGATTGCAATACAATGGCACACTCACCATTACAAATGTTACTTTCAATGAAAGTTACAGCGCTGACATGCGCCAGGTGACAGTCAACCTGAGTTGGAACTCCGGCAACATCACTCACAAACGGGAGATGAAAACCATGATCTCCCGCCATGGACTACAAAACTACATCTACTGA
- a CDS encoding DUF4339 domain-containing protein — MEPQREEYFLLVNGETAGPYTLAELHEMWMSDKITLDTLFVRPGMKKCQPINLILGMVINYQTATAKPAPTEIAIEEESALAPLKGVFRWGITVAIMCVFIWVIGPWRYRGEEQTQVMRAIIEVKPADIRIINESDFEWNQMFVYLNGTPPSGFKRLLGNLKPGQQKDLILLEFNDSGGAPFEPWRMTVSDVWIGNEKNGYRTFRIRQPLPVQP; from the coding sequence ATGGAACCGCAGCGTGAAGAGTATTTTCTACTGGTTAACGGCGAGACCGCCGGGCCTTATACTTTGGCTGAGCTGCATGAAATGTGGATGTCGGACAAGATCACGCTCGATACGCTGTTTGTGAGGCCGGGGATGAAGAAATGCCAGCCGATCAATCTTATCTTGGGCATGGTGATCAATTACCAGACGGCTACGGCCAAGCCTGCGCCGACGGAGATTGCCATTGAAGAGGAGAGCGCTCTTGCTCCGCTAAAAGGTGTTTTCCGTTGGGGAATCACGGTCGCTATCATGTGTGTATTCATCTGGGTAATTGGCCCTTGGCGCTACCGTGGCGAAGAACAGACCCAAGTCATGCGTGCGATCATCGAAGTGAAACCGGCGGACATCCGTATCATCAATGAGAGTGATTTCGAGTGGAATCAGATGTTTGTATATCTGAATGGCACCCCTCCGTCGGGATTTAAACGGCTGCTGGGCAATCTTAAGCCTGGCCAGCAAAAGGACTTGATCCTGCTGGAGTTCAATGATTCAGGCGGCGCTCCATTTGAGCCGTGGCGGATGACTGTGAGTGATGTCTGGATCGGCAATGAGAAAAACGGTTACCGTACTTTTCGTATCCGGCAGCCACTTCCTGTTCAACCTTAA